Proteins encoded in a region of the Isoalcanivorax pacificus W11-5 genome:
- a CDS encoding peptidylprolyl isomerase: protein MLACSPDTPEQSAVQSAAQDNATASSAVYARVNQQVITRSQVDERVALLRDSGALHRRETALRQLIDEQLISQAAQEQGLELPDGTLDDAISRFRARFPDLATYRRFLDDIPGKEATLRARFHRQWLLQQLANEKSSTPISDEQVAEFYRQHPEQFARQPRVAGRGILVPVPEWSSASFREAASRQAQRIHSMLVADPDRFADMAREYSGDLSARTAGLLPGIEEGDGTGLYEAMAALSPGQISDPVRTARGFWIVQRIAARPAKQLALNDAAGSIRTQIMRRESVARESATLLRLRDEAQVERLVPLVVLPSAMRRESDSDSPAGDRPHLRLPGAPGSQGGGQP, encoded by the coding sequence ATGCTGGCGTGTTCTCCGGATACGCCGGAACAGTCCGCTGTCCAATCCGCCGCGCAGGATAATGCGACGGCATCTTCCGCCGTGTACGCGCGGGTCAATCAGCAGGTCATTACCCGGTCGCAGGTGGATGAGCGGGTTGCGTTGCTGCGTGACAGTGGCGCGCTGCATCGTCGAGAGACTGCGCTGCGACAACTCATTGATGAGCAATTGATTAGTCAGGCCGCGCAGGAGCAGGGCCTTGAGTTACCCGACGGGACGCTGGATGACGCCATCAGCCGTTTCCGGGCACGCTTCCCGGACCTGGCGACTTACCGGCGTTTTCTTGATGACATACCCGGAAAAGAAGCCACGCTGAGAGCAAGGTTTCATCGTCAATGGCTGTTGCAGCAACTGGCGAATGAAAAATCGAGTACTCCTATATCCGATGAGCAGGTGGCTGAGTTCTATCGTCAGCATCCAGAGCAGTTTGCACGGCAGCCCCGTGTCGCTGGCCGGGGTATTCTGGTGCCCGTTCCCGAATGGTCATCAGCGTCCTTCAGGGAGGCTGCCTCCCGGCAGGCCCAAAGAATCCATTCGATGCTGGTCGCGGATCCGGACCGGTTTGCCGATATGGCGCGTGAGTATTCCGGCGACCTGTCCGCCAGGACGGCTGGGTTGCTGCCCGGCATTGAGGAAGGAGACGGGACCGGGTTATACGAGGCAATGGCGGCGCTTTCTCCCGGACAGATCAGCGACCCTGTTCGTACCGCGCGCGGTTTCTGGATCGTCCAGCGTATTGCCGCGCGCCCGGCGAAACAGCTGGCGCTGAACGATGCCGCGGGCAGTATTCGTACGCAAATCATGCGCCGTGAAAGCGTCGCGCGTGAGTCTGCAACGCTGTTGAGATTGCGTGATGAGGCACAGGTGGAAAGGCTTGTGCCGCTGGTGGTGCTGCCATCGGCGATGCGGCGCGAGAGTGACAGCGATTCACCTGCGGGGGACAGGCCTCATTTGAGGCTGCCCGGTGCACCGGGTTCGCAGGGAGGCGGGCAGCCATGA